In Pseudonocardia sp. C8, one genomic interval encodes:
- a CDS encoding NAD(P)H-dependent oxidoreductase gives MTRVLGVVAGPEPGGRTATAVAGLLAGTGAPTELVELSQTPFADVVAGFAEADAVVFGSPVYRAGHTASLKALLEATERGKWGETTAPLQGKTAAIVLTGASGHHFLAVDGLRSVLAGFFAVQVLSPGLYLDHSGFVDRNTLTPESAELAAAHGRALADLTEAVRSSAALRAITPVV, from the coding sequence GTGACCCGCGTCCTGGGCGTCGTCGCCGGTCCGGAGCCGGGCGGCCGGACCGCCACCGCGGTCGCCGGCCTGCTGGCCGGGACCGGTGCGCCGACCGAGCTGGTCGAGCTCTCGCAGACGCCGTTCGCCGACGTCGTCGCCGGATTCGCCGAGGCCGACGCCGTCGTGTTCGGCAGCCCCGTCTACCGGGCCGGGCACACGGCGTCGCTGAAGGCGCTGCTGGAGGCGACCGAGCGCGGGAAGTGGGGCGAGACGACCGCCCCGCTGCAGGGCAAGACCGCCGCGATCGTGCTGACCGGGGCGAGCGGGCACCATTTCCTCGCCGTCGACGGGCTGCGGTCGGTGCTGGCCGGGTTCTTCGCGGTGCAGGTGCTCTCCCCCGGCCTGTACCTGGATCACTCCGGCTTCGTCGACCGGAACACCCTCACCCCGGAGTCCGCGGAGCTGGCCGCCGCGCACGGGCGGGCGCTGGCCGACCTGACCGAGGCCGTCCGCTCGTCCGCGGCGCTGCGCGCGATCACCCCGGTGGTCTGA
- a CDS encoding VOC family protein gives MTPTVQIAFDAADPHALARFWAAALGYEVEDHTALIENLLAAGHLTADEVLSDGDRKSFRDVTTCRGPGPRVFVQRVPEPKTAKNRVHLDLQVGPEAAQAEVDRLVGLGAEVLWTTSDRGPVTVTLRDPEGNEFCVS, from the coding sequence ATGACGCCGACCGTCCAGATCGCCTTCGACGCCGCCGACCCGCACGCGCTCGCCCGGTTCTGGGCCGCCGCGCTCGGCTACGAGGTCGAGGACCACACCGCGCTGATCGAGAACCTGCTGGCCGCCGGGCACCTCACCGCCGACGAGGTGCTGAGCGACGGCGACCGGAAGTCCTTCCGCGACGTCACCACCTGCCGCGGGCCGGGCCCGCGGGTGTTCGTGCAGCGGGTGCCGGAGCCGAAGACCGCGAAGAACCGGGTGCACCTCGACCTGCAGGTCGGCCCGGAGGCCGCGCAGGCCGAGGTCGACCGGCTGGTCGGACTGGGCGCGGAGGTGCTGTGGACGACGTCCGACCGCGGGCCGGTCACGGTGACCCTGCGCGACCCCGAGGGCAACGAGTTCTGCGTGTCCTGA
- a CDS encoding site-specific integrase, which yields MGHVEDRWWRDEWDPATGTTVRRKTERFGRGNRYRVRFLDPEGRERSRSFPDRKKRAADEFLVSMESDKSHGSYIDPKAGRITFGDYARRWLDSQTFEASTRNSVTWRLNAQILPFFERRELGGINPTDVRTWIRSMQDRGVAESYQAGCFAHVSSILSAAVDDRLIRENPCQARSVVRPKRPPVKVVPWSRARVTKLRLAMRERYGIFVVLGAGCGLRQGEAFGVSLDDIDREAGVLHIVRQVRLVDSRLVFSPPKRNKTREVPIARSVVRLVDEHAERFPTVPVTLPWRVPGGEPTTVRLLITDERGGALRRNHFNEAVWAPARRAAGVDKPTRQDGTHALRHYYASVLLDAGESIRALSDYLGHHDPGFTLRTYTHLMPSSAARTRRAIDAVFAAD from the coding sequence GTGGGGCACGTCGAAGATCGGTGGTGGCGGGACGAGTGGGATCCGGCCACCGGCACGACGGTGCGGCGCAAGACCGAACGCTTCGGGCGGGGCAACCGCTACCGCGTGCGCTTCCTCGACCCGGAGGGCCGCGAACGGAGCAGGAGCTTCCCGGACCGCAAGAAGCGTGCGGCCGACGAGTTCCTGGTCAGCATGGAGAGCGACAAGAGCCACGGCAGCTACATCGACCCGAAGGCCGGCCGGATCACCTTCGGCGACTACGCGCGTCGCTGGCTGGACTCGCAGACGTTCGAGGCGTCGACCCGCAACAGCGTGACCTGGCGGCTGAACGCGCAGATCCTCCCGTTCTTCGAGCGCCGGGAGCTGGGCGGGATCAATCCGACCGATGTCCGGACGTGGATCCGCAGCATGCAGGACCGGGGCGTCGCCGAGAGCTACCAGGCCGGGTGCTTCGCGCACGTCTCGTCGATCCTGAGCGCGGCCGTGGACGACCGGCTCATCCGGGAGAACCCGTGTCAGGCACGGTCGGTGGTCAGGCCGAAGCGTCCGCCGGTGAAGGTCGTGCCGTGGTCCCGGGCGCGGGTGACGAAGCTCCGGCTCGCGATGCGGGAGCGGTACGGGATCTTCGTCGTGCTCGGTGCCGGGTGCGGGCTGCGCCAGGGGGAGGCGTTCGGTGTCTCGCTGGACGACATCGACCGGGAGGCCGGGGTCCTGCACATCGTTCGGCAAGTGCGCCTCGTCGACAGCCGGTTGGTCTTCTCGCCGCCCAAGCGCAACAAGACGCGGGAGGTCCCGATCGCACGCAGCGTCGTGCGCCTTGTCGACGAGCACGCCGAGCGCTTCCCGACGGTGCCGGTGACCCTGCCGTGGCGCGTCCCGGGCGGCGAACCGACCACGGTCCGGCTGCTGATCACCGACGAGCGCGGGGGAGCGTTGAGGCGCAACCACTTCAACGAAGCTGTCTGGGCTCCGGCCCGGAGGGCGGCCGGTGTCGACAAGCCGACCCGGCAGGACGGCACGCACGCGCTGCGCCACTACTACGCCTCGGTCCTGCTGGACGCGGGCGAGAGCATTCGCGCGCTGTCGGACTACCTGGGCCACCACGACCCCGGGTTCACGCTCCGGACCTACACCCACCTCATGCCGTCCAGCGCGGCCCGCACTCGGCGCGCGATCGACGCCGTGTTCGCGGCCGACTAG
- a CDS encoding MmpS family transport accessory protein: MTGFVLGLLSVLFAWIPIIGVIAWPLSILGLIFAVLGWLRVRKGVANNKGLAIAGTVLSAIGLVVCIAWVSAIATAEPTPLPTPVAVAPPPPAAVVPPAPVAPAPVASAPGPEAVTAPEPEVEAPASQEVTYRITGSGKATSITYAKENFGQEQANGVSLPWSKTVEFPDSGFTVMTVVAQSASGSADNEITCEILRGGKLVTSSSSSGPYAVVTCSGS; this comes from the coding sequence GTGACCGGCTTCGTGCTCGGCTTGCTGTCCGTCTTGTTCGCGTGGATACCGATCATCGGAGTCATCGCGTGGCCGTTGTCCATCCTCGGTCTGATCTTCGCCGTGTTGGGCTGGCTGCGCGTCCGCAAGGGCGTGGCCAACAACAAGGGCCTGGCCATCGCCGGAACCGTGCTCTCGGCCATCGGACTGGTCGTCTGCATCGCGTGGGTATCGGCCATCGCGACGGCCGAGCCGACGCCGCTGCCGACCCCGGTGGCCGTCGCCCCGCCCCCGCCGGCTGCGGTGGTGCCGCCCGCCCCGGTGGCTCCGGCGCCGGTAGCGTCCGCGCCGGGCCCGGAGGCGGTCACCGCGCCCGAGCCTGAGGTTGAGGCGCCGGCGAGCCAGGAGGTGACCTACCGGATCACCGGGTCGGGCAAGGCCACGAGCATCACCTACGCCAAGGAGAACTTCGGCCAGGAGCAGGCCAACGGTGTCTCGCTGCCGTGGAGCAAGACCGTGGAGTTCCCGGACTCCGGGTTCACCGTCATGACGGTGGTGGCCCAGTCCGCATCGGGCTCGGCCGACAACGAGATCACCTGCGAGATCCTGCGTGGCGGAAAGCTCGTCACCAGCTCGTCCAGTTCCGGTCCGTACGCCGTGGTGACGTGCTCGGGTAGCTGA
- a CDS encoding flavin reductase family protein, with protein MPGSTTHSTSVPGPVTPGAMRDALGAFASGVVVVTAQGPAGPIGFTCQSFSSLSLDPPLVCFSPARTSGSWPRIREIGRFCVNVLAADHEHHSTGFARSGVDKFAGVSWAPAPSGAPVLEGVSAWIDCTLWNEYDGGDHTIVAARVEALGTDPDRMPLLFFRGGYHLTPRGAS; from the coding sequence ATGCCCGGCTCGACGACGCACTCCACGTCCGTTCCCGGTCCGGTGACCCCCGGCGCCATGCGGGACGCGCTCGGCGCGTTCGCCTCGGGTGTGGTCGTCGTGACCGCGCAGGGACCCGCGGGGCCGATCGGCTTCACCTGCCAGTCGTTCTCGTCGCTGTCGCTGGACCCGCCACTGGTGTGCTTCTCCCCCGCCCGCACCTCGGGGAGCTGGCCGCGGATCCGCGAGATCGGCCGGTTCTGCGTGAACGTCCTCGCCGCCGACCACGAGCACCACAGCACCGGCTTCGCGCGGTCCGGGGTGGACAAGTTCGCCGGGGTCTCCTGGGCCCCGGCGCCGTCCGGCGCGCCGGTCCTGGAGGGCGTCAGCGCGTGGATCGACTGCACCCTGTGGAACGAGTACGACGGCGGTGACCACACGATCGTCGCCGCCCGGGTCGAGGCGCTGGGCACCGACCCGGACCGGATGCCGCTGCTGTTCTTCCGCGGCGGCTACCACCTGACCCCGCGGGGCGCGTCGTGA
- a CDS encoding HAD family hydrolase — MQLAVLDLAGTTMADDGLVLAAVRAGLRAARVRVDGPGYPALDRQARATMDRSTITVFGELLDGDMYRARRAHAAFVEYLTAAAGDGRVRPVPGAGEALDALREAGLSVALTCGFAPELRDLLVHALGFGGRVDVLLSPADVDGRGLPDPDLLHAAAKRTGCEPARAAVAGDAYADIDAAVRAGAGLAVGVRGGAHGEPRLRAAGADAVIDSVADLPALLGLPS, encoded by the coding sequence GTGCAACTGGCGGTCCTCGATCTCGCGGGCACGACCATGGCCGACGACGGGCTGGTGCTCGCCGCCGTGCGCGCCGGCCTGCGGGCGGCGCGGGTCCGGGTCGACGGCCCCGGCTACCCCGCGCTCGACCGGCAGGCCCGCGCGACGATGGACCGGTCGACGATCACCGTGTTCGGCGAGCTGCTCGACGGCGACATGTACCGGGCCCGGCGCGCGCACGCCGCGTTCGTCGAGTACCTGACCGCCGCTGCCGGGGACGGCCGGGTGCGCCCGGTGCCCGGTGCCGGCGAGGCGCTCGACGCGCTCCGGGAGGCCGGCCTGAGTGTCGCGCTGACCTGCGGGTTCGCCCCCGAGCTGCGGGACCTGCTCGTGCACGCGCTCGGCTTCGGCGGCCGGGTGGACGTGCTGCTGTCCCCGGCCGACGTCGACGGACGCGGCCTGCCCGACCCGGACCTCCTGCACGCCGCCGCGAAGCGCACCGGCTGCGAGCCGGCCCGTGCGGCCGTGGCCGGGGACGCGTACGCCGACATCGACGCCGCGGTCCGCGCCGGGGCCGGCCTGGCGGTCGGGGTGCGCGGGGGCGCGCACGGCGAGCCGCGGCTGCGGGCGGCGGGGGCCGACGCCGTCATCGACTCGGTCGCCGACCTGCCCGCCCTGCTGGGCCTGCCCAGCTGA
- a CDS encoding ABC transporter substrate-binding protein: protein MPRSRPPRRVAPAALLLALTLLAGCGTGPSPAGPPSPAAAETLHNCGVDVPVERPARIVAMFQNGVEAVLALGAGDRLVGAAYLDNVLPPELAAGFRPDRERPVYWPEEYPSREEVLRLAPDLVVSGFTGAFTREGLGTRAELVRAGMDTFLFSAYCPTADGGTQASLGAVDVTFEGVQRDLTALGRLLGAQDRAAELTARMRSTLDGVAGRLAGITERPRVAMLNSPSGAGEFRVFGSGDIATTIIEAAGGTQAFPQISGRQQTVTAEGIIAARPDVIVVPACCGADKGPEAAEPLAEELRRDPALATVPAVRNGRIFTTTFAEVSPGIRNADAVAALAGRLHPGRAGG from the coding sequence GTGCCCCGCTCCCGCCCGCCGCGTCGCGTCGCCCCGGCCGCGCTGCTGCTCGCCCTGACCCTGCTCGCCGGCTGCGGCACCGGGCCTTCCCCGGCGGGCCCGCCCTCGCCGGCCGCCGCGGAGACCCTCCACAACTGCGGTGTCGACGTACCGGTCGAGCGGCCCGCGCGGATCGTGGCCATGTTCCAGAACGGCGTCGAGGCGGTGCTCGCGCTCGGCGCCGGGGACCGGCTGGTCGGTGCGGCCTACCTGGACAACGTGCTGCCGCCCGAGCTCGCGGCCGGTTTCCGTCCCGACCGCGAACGCCCGGTCTACTGGCCCGAGGAGTACCCCTCCCGGGAGGAGGTGCTGCGGCTGGCGCCGGACCTGGTCGTCTCCGGGTTCACCGGCGCGTTCACCCGTGAAGGCCTGGGCACCCGGGCCGAGCTGGTGCGGGCGGGCATGGACACGTTCTTGTTCAGCGCCTACTGCCCGACCGCCGACGGCGGCACCCAGGCGTCGCTCGGCGCGGTGGACGTGACGTTCGAGGGCGTGCAGCGCGACCTCACCGCGCTCGGGCGCCTGCTCGGGGCGCAGGACCGGGCCGCGGAGCTCACCGCCCGGATGCGGTCCACCCTGGACGGCGTCGCGGGGCGGCTCGCCGGGATCACCGAGCGCCCGCGGGTCGCGATGCTCAACAGCCCGTCCGGGGCCGGCGAGTTCCGGGTGTTCGGCTCCGGCGACATCGCGACGACGATCATCGAGGCAGCCGGCGGCACCCAGGCCTTCCCGCAGATCAGCGGCCGCCAGCAGACCGTCACCGCGGAGGGGATCATCGCCGCGCGGCCGGACGTCATCGTCGTCCCGGCCTGCTGCGGGGCGGACAAGGGACCGGAGGCCGCGGAACCGCTCGCCGAGGAGCTGCGGCGGGACCCCGCACTCGCCACGGTGCCCGCCGTGCGCAACGGAAGGATCTTCACGACGACGTTCGCGGAGGTCAGCCCGGGTATCCGGAATGCCGACGCGGTGGCGGCGCTGGCCGGGCGGCTGCATCCCGGCCGGGCCGGCGGGTGA
- a CDS encoding TetR/AcrR family transcriptional regulator, whose translation MSTTTGTGPTRPLRADAARNHRRIVEAAAAAFESDGPDVALDEIARRAGVGVATLYRRFRTRDQLVRAVLEEVFASEIEPTAAAGDGDPWTDLAGSLSRAVEAIAVRRTILKLAREAGAFDAEPVQRYGRTLTRLLDRARDAGAVRPELTPGDLSAVLVMAMAVAEGAETAPDATGEERRRYVALLLDGLRPGHPPLPPDQ comes from the coding sequence ATGAGCACCACGACCGGCACCGGCCCGACCCGGCCGCTGCGGGCGGATGCCGCACGCAACCACCGCCGCATCGTCGAGGCTGCCGCCGCGGCGTTCGAGTCGGACGGCCCGGACGTCGCGCTCGACGAGATCGCACGTCGCGCCGGGGTCGGCGTCGCCACCCTGTACCGCCGTTTCCGGACCCGCGACCAGCTCGTCCGGGCCGTGCTCGAGGAGGTCTTCGCCTCCGAGATCGAGCCGACCGCGGCCGCCGGGGACGGCGACCCGTGGACGGACCTGGCCGGTTCGCTGTCCCGCGCGGTCGAGGCGATCGCCGTCCGGCGCACCATCCTGAAACTCGCCCGCGAGGCCGGCGCGTTCGACGCCGAGCCGGTCCAGCGCTACGGCCGCACCCTGACCCGGCTGCTCGACCGGGCCCGCGACGCCGGGGCCGTCCGCCCCGAACTCACGCCCGGTGACCTGTCGGCGGTGCTGGTCATGGCGATGGCGGTCGCCGAGGGAGCCGAGACCGCGCCGGACGCCACCGGCGAGGAGCGGCGCCGCTACGTCGCGCTCCTGCTGGACGGCCTGCGCCCGGGACATCCGCCGCTGCCGCCGGACCAGTAG
- the htpG gene encoding molecular chaperone HtpG: MDARREETLSTETIEFQAEARQLLRLMIHSIYSNKDVFLRELISNASDALDKVRLAAYQDKDLGADTSDLHVELVPDAEARTLTVRDNGIGMTRDEVVELIGTIAKSGTAELLEKLREAGDSEHAQELIGQFGVGFYSTFMVADRVELTTRKAGTAEGVHWSSDGEGSYTIEPVADAPQGTSVTLHLKASDADDQLHDYTDRSVLRRIVKTYSDFITWPVRMPAEDADGEPETLNSMKALWARPQRDVSDEEYAEFYRHISHDWQEPLETIRLAAEGTFEYQALLFLPKIAPMDLFMRDARRGVQLYVRRVFIMDDCEALVPEYLRFVKGVVDAADLSLNVSREILQQDRQISAIRRRLVKKVLSTIGTLREEQPEKYTTFWEQFGRALKEGLLSDPDNRETILGVSSFASTHGEEPTTLAAYKERMREGQDAVYYMTGDSRSAIEASPHMEAFREKGYEVLLLTDPVDEVWVDAVEGFDGTPFRSIAKGQVDLQTDEEKQQAEERKAEFAGLCEWMAGVLGDDVKEVRLSSRLTTSPAVLVGDEFDMTPTLEKMYRAMGQEPPKVKRILELNPSHPLVTGLRDARGAEGGDEAALAETAELLHGMALLAEGGELADPSRFVGLLAGRLQRTL; the protein is encoded by the coding sequence ATGGACGCCAGGAGGGAAGAGACGTTGAGCACGGAGACGATCGAGTTCCAGGCCGAGGCCCGCCAGCTGCTCCGGCTGATGATCCACTCGATCTACTCGAACAAGGACGTGTTCCTGCGTGAGCTGATCTCCAACGCCTCGGACGCGCTGGACAAGGTCAGGCTCGCCGCCTACCAGGACAAGGACCTCGGCGCCGACACCTCCGACCTGCACGTCGAGCTGGTCCCGGACGCGGAGGCGCGCACCCTCACCGTCCGCGACAACGGCATCGGCATGACCCGCGACGAGGTCGTCGAGCTCATCGGCACGATCGCGAAGTCCGGCACCGCGGAGCTCCTGGAGAAGCTGCGGGAAGCGGGGGACTCCGAGCACGCGCAGGAGCTGATCGGCCAGTTCGGCGTCGGCTTCTACTCCACGTTCATGGTCGCGGACCGGGTCGAGCTCACCACCCGCAAGGCCGGGACCGCCGAGGGCGTGCACTGGTCCTCGGACGGCGAGGGCAGCTACACGATCGAACCGGTCGCCGACGCCCCGCAGGGCACGTCGGTCACCCTGCACCTCAAGGCGTCCGACGCCGACGACCAGCTGCACGACTACACCGACCGCTCCGTGCTGCGCCGGATCGTGAAGACCTACTCGGACTTCATCACCTGGCCGGTGCGGATGCCGGCCGAGGACGCCGACGGCGAGCCCGAGACGCTCAACTCCATGAAGGCCCTCTGGGCCCGCCCGCAGCGCGACGTCTCCGACGAGGAGTACGCCGAGTTCTACCGGCACATCAGCCACGACTGGCAGGAGCCCCTCGAGACGATCCGGCTCGCGGCCGAGGGCACCTTCGAGTACCAGGCGCTGCTGTTCCTGCCGAAGATCGCGCCGATGGACCTGTTCATGCGCGACGCCCGCCGCGGCGTGCAGCTCTACGTCCGGCGCGTGTTCATCATGGACGACTGCGAGGCGCTCGTCCCCGAGTACCTGCGGTTCGTCAAGGGTGTGGTCGACGCCGCCGACCTGTCGCTGAACGTCTCCCGCGAGATCCTCCAGCAGGACCGGCAGATCTCCGCGATCCGCCGCCGGCTGGTCAAGAAGGTGCTGTCGACGATCGGCACCCTGCGGGAGGAGCAGCCGGAGAAGTACACGACGTTCTGGGAGCAGTTCGGCCGCGCCCTCAAGGAGGGCCTGCTCTCCGACCCGGACAACCGCGAGACGATCCTGGGTGTCTCGTCGTTCGCCTCCACCCACGGCGAGGAGCCGACCACGCTCGCCGCCTACAAGGAGCGGATGCGCGAGGGCCAGGACGCCGTCTACTACATGACCGGCGACTCGCGGAGCGCGATCGAGGCCTCGCCGCACATGGAGGCGTTCCGGGAGAAGGGCTACGAGGTCCTGCTGCTCACCGACCCGGTGGACGAGGTCTGGGTGGACGCGGTCGAGGGCTTCGACGGCACCCCGTTCCGGTCGATCGCCAAGGGTCAGGTCGACCTGCAGACCGACGAGGAGAAGCAGCAGGCCGAGGAGCGGAAGGCCGAGTTCGCGGGGCTGTGCGAGTGGATGGCCGGCGTGCTCGGTGACGACGTCAAGGAGGTCCGGCTGTCGTCGCGGCTCACGACCTCCCCGGCCGTGCTCGTCGGCGACGAGTTCGACATGACCCCGACCCTGGAGAAGATGTACCGGGCGATGGGGCAGGAGCCGCCGAAGGTGAAGCGGATCCTGGAGCTGAACCCGTCGCACCCGCTGGTCACCGGGCTGCGGGATGCCCGGGGCGCCGAGGGCGGCGACGAGGCCGCGCTCGCCGAGACCGCGGAGCTGCTGCACGGCATGGCGCTGCTCGCCGAGGGCGGCGAGCTCGCCGACCCGTCCCGGTTCGTCGGCCTGCTGGCCGGACGGCTGCAGCGCACCCTGTGA
- a CDS encoding pseudouridine-5'-phosphate glycosidase — protein MRIGDEVSRALAQGRPVLACESTIVTHGLPRPRNLEVATEAEQLIRSLGTVPATIGVLDGEVVVGLSARELERLASDPDTVKLSARDLPVACATGASGGTTVAATAHLAHRAGIRVFATGGLGGVHRGASSTFDESADLPALARLPIVVVSAGVKSVLDIPATLERMETLGISVAGYRTHAFPGFYVADSGHTVAQRVESPEQVAVAWRHARHLGLSSALVVANPVPADEQLPPAEHETALADALKALAEAGITGQDATPFLLQRVRDATGDRSLAVNVAVYRNNVTLGARVAAALATGD, from the coding sequence ATGAGGATCGGTGACGAGGTCTCGCGCGCGCTCGCCCAGGGCCGCCCGGTGCTGGCCTGCGAGTCGACGATCGTCACGCACGGCCTGCCACGTCCGCGGAACCTGGAGGTCGCGACCGAGGCCGAGCAGCTGATCCGGTCGCTGGGGACCGTCCCGGCCACGATCGGGGTGCTGGACGGTGAGGTCGTCGTCGGGCTGTCCGCCCGGGAGCTGGAGCGGCTCGCGTCCGACCCGGACACCGTCAAGCTCAGCGCCCGCGACCTGCCCGTGGCCTGCGCGACCGGGGCGTCCGGCGGGACGACGGTCGCCGCCACCGCCCATCTCGCCCACCGCGCGGGCATCCGGGTGTTCGCCACCGGCGGGCTCGGCGGGGTGCACCGCGGGGCGTCCTCCACCTTCGACGAGTCCGCGGACCTGCCGGCGCTGGCCCGGCTGCCGATCGTCGTCGTCAGCGCGGGGGTGAAGTCGGTGCTCGACATCCCCGCCACCCTCGAACGGATGGAGACCCTCGGCATCTCCGTCGCGGGCTACCGGACGCACGCGTTCCCCGGTTTCTACGTCGCCGACTCCGGTCACACCGTCGCGCAGCGCGTCGAGTCGCCGGAGCAGGTCGCCGTCGCCTGGCGGCACGCCCGGCACCTCGGGCTGTCCTCGGCGCTCGTCGTCGCCAACCCGGTGCCCGCCGACGAGCAGCTCCCACCGGCCGAGCACGAGACCGCCCTCGCCGACGCCCTCAAGGCCCTCGCCGAGGCCGGGATCACCGGGCAGGACGCGACACCGTTCCTCCTGCAGCGGGTGCGCGACGCGACCGGGGACCGGAGCCTGGCGGTGAACGTGGCCGTCTACCGGAACAACGTGACGCTCGGGGCCCGGGTCGCCGCGGCGCTCGCGACGGGGGACTGA